Proteins from one Portunus trituberculatus isolate SZX2019 chromosome 38, ASM1759143v1, whole genome shotgun sequence genomic window:
- the LOC123514579 gene encoding uncharacterized protein LOC123514579 isoform X4: protein MEQAKQYIQKTKFSEHKVSQSELIMEKIAQLKRNPHVSLSWRPTLQARGCMEEDGEYVCGRCNVLCDDMEDYMDHLQDCLTMTSVTLEPAPTPPRRLLKLPCQTVAFGSRESGHSRYLINQNLIAKLQAYLPNSLVKTSQPLPHQFKPPNAAPPGSTGQTFRDLLDDDFGYESHESVDIQTAGSSSPVSPATWHSEAPHSSRELSAIQGKVSMSNTTKGTTQPMVMIPMDSKINLSVSPDHQLLKKLSDHSQCGEETTKTNSSLILAASPLGLLLDQDDIKMEVEEEVVEDHFEDS from the coding sequence ATGGAACAAGCTAAGCAATACATACAAAAGACAAAATTTTCTGAGCACAAGGTTTCCCAGAGTGAACTGATCATGGAAAAAATTGcacaattaaaaagaaatccCCATGTTAGCCTTTCTTGGCGTCCTACTCTGCAGGCAAGAGGTTGTATGGAAGAAGATGGGGAATATGTGTGTGGACGGTGTAATGTACTGTGTGATGATATGGAGGACTACATGGACCACCTGCAGGATTGTCTCACCATGACCAGTGTAACCCTAGAGCCAGCTCCAACTCCACCACGTAGGCTTCTTAAACTTCCCTGTCAAACAGTTGCATTTGGTTCTCGTGAGAGTGGCCACAGTAGGTACCTGATAAATCAAAATCTCATTGCTAAGCTACAAGCATATCTCCCAAACTCCTTAGTTAAGACCTCTCAACCACTTCCACATCAATTCAAACCACCCAATGCTGCACCACCAGGTTCTACTGGACAGACTTTCAGGGATCTTCTAGATGATGACTTTGGTTATGAGTCCCATGAATCAGTTGACATTCAAACAGCTGGTTCATCATCACCTGTCAGTCCAGCCACATGGCACAGTGAGGCACCCCACTCCTCCAGAGAACTATCAGCTATCCAAGGAAAAGTATCTATGAGTAATACTACCAAGGGGACTACTCAGCCCATGGTGATGATTCCCATGGACTCCAAGATCAACTTGAGTGTGTCACCTGACCACCAGCTACTCAAGAAATTATCAGATCATTCCCAGTGTGGGGAGGAGACAACGAAGACCAACAGCAGCTTAATATTGGCTGCTTCTCCTTTGGGCCTGCTGTTGGACCAAGATGACATCaaaatggaggtggaggaggaggtagtagaagACCACTTTGAG
- the LOC123514579 gene encoding uncharacterized protein LOC123514579 isoform X3, protein MEQAKQYIQKTKFSEHKVSQSELIMEKIAQLKRNPHVSLSWRPTLQARGCMEEDGEYVCGRCNVLCDDMEDYMDHLQDCLTMTSVTLEPAPTPPRRLLKLPCQTVAFGSRESGHSRYLINQNLIAKLQAYLPNSLVKTSQPLPHQFKPPNAAPPGSTGQTFRDLLDDDFGYESHESVDIQTAGSSSPVSPATWHSEAPHSSRELSAIQGKVSMSNTTKGTTQPMVMIPMDSKINLSVSPDHQLLKKLSDHSQCGEETTKTNSSLILAASPLGLLLDQDDIKMEVEEEVVEDHFEFCIAGLMTAWQADGCH, encoded by the coding sequence ATGGAACAAGCTAAGCAATACATACAAAAGACAAAATTTTCTGAGCACAAGGTTTCCCAGAGTGAACTGATCATGGAAAAAATTGcacaattaaaaagaaatccCCATGTTAGCCTTTCTTGGCGTCCTACTCTGCAGGCAAGAGGTTGTATGGAAGAAGATGGGGAATATGTGTGTGGACGGTGTAATGTACTGTGTGATGATATGGAGGACTACATGGACCACCTGCAGGATTGTCTCACCATGACCAGTGTAACCCTAGAGCCAGCTCCAACTCCACCACGTAGGCTTCTTAAACTTCCCTGTCAAACAGTTGCATTTGGTTCTCGTGAGAGTGGCCACAGTAGGTACCTGATAAATCAAAATCTCATTGCTAAGCTACAAGCATATCTCCCAAACTCCTTAGTTAAGACCTCTCAACCACTTCCACATCAATTCAAACCACCCAATGCTGCACCACCAGGTTCTACTGGACAGACTTTCAGGGATCTTCTAGATGATGACTTTGGTTATGAGTCCCATGAATCAGTTGACATTCAAACAGCTGGTTCATCATCACCTGTCAGTCCAGCCACATGGCACAGTGAGGCACCCCACTCCTCCAGAGAACTATCAGCTATCCAAGGAAAAGTATCTATGAGTAATACTACCAAGGGGACTACTCAGCCCATGGTGATGATTCCCATGGACTCCAAGATCAACTTGAGTGTGTCACCTGACCACCAGCTACTCAAGAAATTATCAGATCATTCCCAGTGTGGGGAGGAGACAACGAAGACCAACAGCAGCTTAATATTGGCTGCTTCTCCTTTGGGCCTGCTGTTGGACCAAGATGACATCaaaatggaggtggaggaggaggtagtagaagACCACTTTGAG
- the LOC123514579 gene encoding zinc finger protein 280D-like isoform X1 produces the protein MKTSIMDKIRILRSSRRKIDPKKGRTSGGAPVAVPAHPSQPAPAEATQQWVPVLVLNISKPNTPLATTTIPVTYSNNNTQNVTVKSSILAENDVPVTTCSSLVDVPVTNSNVIIQCNNSDSKQCVINPVEPAPGDVQTASTDTSEELQRTDQDASDNHVKCVLCDKIFPSLKDMQTHYLSTHKSRRGKDSRKTKVNSDSFATQISIDSEQCYLDQKSELSLPMSEKGEIDPKCPVCSIDFSSADEVNKHMREVHSYVCSECSSTFYTLFQFTNHKCTKIVKKVKRTKRKITASLASKLTLNPEAAKIMNSFVQIQPKTKNISKSSSRKSQRSPTPPSQEMVQQPVSMITLVGEAKQTQTLETPTNENMSVCSVTTSIASEVAEETSLSEPIIVSKQDNHEEEESVFFLPLKQHIH, from the coding sequence ATGAAGACTTCAATCATGGATAAAATAAGAATTTTGAGGTCAAGTCGCAGGAAAATAGACCCCAAAAAAGGCAGAACCTCAGGTGGTGCTCCAGTAGCGGTTCCTGCTCATCCCTCACAGCCAGCACCTGCAGAGGCAACACAGCAATGGGTGCCTGTCCTGGTGCTGAATATTTCCAAGCCTAACACTCCCcttgctaccactaccattccTGTGAcctacagtaataataacactcAAAATGTAACTGTAAAGAGCAGCATTTTGGCTGAGAATGATGTTCCTGTAACTACATGCTCCTCTCTAGTGGATGTTCCAGTTACTAATAGCAATGTTATTATTCAGTGCAATAATTCAGATTCTAAACAATGTGTAATCAATCCAGTGGAACCAGCTCCTGGTGATGTCCAAACTGCAAGCACTGATACTTCCGAGGAGCTTCAGAGGACAGACCAGGATGCCTCTGACAACCATGTCAAGTGTGTGCTGTGTGACaaaatctttccttccctgaaaGATATGCAGACTCACTATCTTAGCACTCATAAATCTCGCCGTGGGAAGGACAGCCGTAAAACCAAAGTCAACAGTGACAGTTTTGCAACACAAATAAGTATTGATAGTGAACAGTGTTATCTAGATCAGAAGAGTGAACTGTCTCTACCAAtgagtgagaaaggagagatagatcCCAAGTGCCCTGTTTGTTCTATTGACTTCTCATCTGCAGATGAGGTGAATAAACATATGAGGGAAGTTCACTCTTATGTATGCTCTGAATGCAGTAGCACTTTCTATACTCTTTTCCAATTTACCAACCACAAGTGCACAAAAATTGTAAAGAAAGTGAAacgtacaaaaagaaaaataactgctAGTTTGGCTTCAAAACTAACTTTGAATCCTGAGGCAGCTAAGATTATGAACAGTTTTGTGCAAATTCAGCCTAAGACCAAGAACATTAGTAAGTCATCCTCCAGAAAGTCCCAGAGAAGTCCCACACCTCCTTCACAGGAAATGGTCCAGCAGCCAGTTTCTATGATTACTTTAGTAGGTGAGGCTAAGCAGACCCAAACATTAGAAACTCCAACCAATGAAAACATGTCTGTATGTAGTGTAACAACCTCCATTGCGTCAGAAGTTGCTGAAGAAACCTCTCTTTCAGAACCAATCATAGTTTCTAAGCAAGATAaccatgaagaagaggaatccgttttcttccttccattgaaACAGCATATTCATTAA